The genome window AATAAATTTAACCAAATCAGAAATCCGCGAGCTATCGCGCGAGTTAAATTTGCCCACCGCCGAAAAACCGGGCTACGCGTGCTTGCTAACGCGCCTGCCGCACGGGCGCGAGATTGACCCGCACGAGCTAAATTTGATCGAAGCGGCGGAAAATCTACTCATCGCAAGCGGCTATGCAAACGTCCGTGCGCGGTGCGATCGCAAAAATATAAAGCTGCAAATGCCCTTTTCTAGCATGCAAGACTTTCTAAACGACGCTAAATTTAAGAGCGTCGTTAGGCAGCTCGTGGTGCTGGGTGCAGCGGAGGTGACGCTTGATCTAAAGGGGCTTAGAGAGGATGTTTTGCATGAGAGAGGATGAAATTTTAGAGCTTTTCGCGGGGGTAAAAAGCGGCCGCGTGAGCGAGCAAGAGGCGCTAAAATACCTGAAAAACTACCCCTACGAGGACGTGGGCTGCGCCAAGATCGACACCCAGCGCGCCCTGCGAAACGGCGCGGGCGAGGTGATCTACGGCGAGGGCAAGACGGACGATGAAATTTTACGTATCGCGGAGGCGATCGGCGCGAGGCGGCAAAATATCCTGATCACGCGCACGAACGAGCGGGTTTTTAAGCGGGTGTGCGAGGTGCTGCCGCAGGCGGAGTTTAACGCTCGCGGCCGCGTCACCAGCGTCAAATTTAAAGAGCCCGCGCTCACGCAAAGCTACATCGCGATAGTCTCTGCAGGCACCGCCGACGGCGCGGTAGTGGAGGAGGTGTACGAAACGGCGCGATTTCTAGGCAACGACGTGCGCAAATTTAGCGACGCGGGCGTGGCTGGGCTGCATAGGCTGATCGCAAATTTAGACGAGATACGCGGCGCAAAGGTCGTGATCGCGGTGGCGGGCATGGAGGGCGCGCTAGCTAGCGTGCTAGCAGGCCTTGTTAGCGTGCCGGTGATCGCGGTGCCCACCAGCGTGGGATACGGAGCGAGCTTCGGCGGTCTGGCGGCGCTGCTAGCGATGCTAAACAGCTGCGCAAATGGCGTGAGCGTCGTAAATATCGACAACGGCTTTGGCGCCGCGTATAACGCGAGCCTGATAAATCATCTCTAAATTTACGCCGCCGCGCGGGTCAAATTTAACGGCTAAATTTAAAAGGAAAGCGTTGCGAGAGGAAAATTTAAACGAGCAA of Campylobacter showae contains these proteins:
- the larB gene encoding nickel pincer cofactor biosynthesis protein LarB, whose translation is MREDEILELFAGVKSGRVSEQEALKYLKNYPYEDVGCAKIDTQRALRNGAGEVIYGEGKTDDEILRIAEAIGARRQNILITRTNERVFKRVCEVLPQAEFNARGRVTSVKFKEPALTQSYIAIVSAGTADGAVVEEVYETARFLGNDVRKFSDAGVAGLHRLIANLDEIRGAKVVIAVAGMEGALASVLAGLVSVPVIAVPTSVGYGASFGGLAALLAMLNSCANGVSVVNIDNGFGAAYNASLINHL